The following proteins come from a genomic window of Nocardioides albertanoniae:
- a CDS encoding mechanosensitive ion channel: MDAVKDIDWVGLGGKVAAAIVILLVTWIIAKIVKWAFTKLTSKIKVLQKAGNDGDSIGQSLGSVAGLLVWLFGLIALLDLFGLSSVLTPIQGLLDGILGFLPNLIGAAFVFVVGALVAKIVRQLVETALGAVPFDKWLGSGSKLSGQVDQTVGVDAAGQPYEAPTDSPGPAAQIVKVIGLVLYAMIMIIVAIAALQILGISSISDPAEGMLNMIMAAIPKLIAAAILLGIGVVIAKFAADILGQIIDGLGFDNALRSMDVLPEGQSATPVITKIIQTGIVLFFAVMAAQMLEFPQITAFITQVLELGGKVIFGGAIIAAGVVIASVLAKLVPGSASQILKYATIVLFVAIGLKFMGLADSIINLGFGAVVVGGAAAAALAFGLGGRDAAAKQLNKLQAEGGGARAAAPSAPTTPPAGNNPPQTPGV; this comes from the coding sequence ATGGATGCCGTGAAGGACATCGACTGGGTGGGTCTCGGAGGCAAGGTCGCCGCCGCGATCGTCATCCTCCTGGTCACCTGGATCATCGCGAAGATCGTCAAGTGGGCGTTCACGAAGCTGACCTCGAAGATCAAGGTGCTTCAGAAGGCCGGAAATGACGGAGACAGCATCGGCCAGAGCCTCGGCTCGGTAGCTGGTCTGCTGGTATGGCTGTTCGGTCTGATCGCTCTGCTGGACCTGTTCGGTCTGAGCTCCGTGCTCACGCCGATCCAGGGCCTCCTCGATGGGATCCTGGGCTTCCTGCCCAACCTCATCGGTGCGGCCTTCGTCTTCGTCGTCGGTGCGCTCGTCGCCAAGATCGTCCGTCAGCTCGTCGAGACCGCGCTCGGTGCGGTCCCGTTCGACAAGTGGCTCGGCAGTGGCAGCAAGCTCTCCGGCCAGGTCGACCAGACGGTCGGCGTGGACGCTGCCGGCCAGCCCTACGAGGCCCCGACCGACTCGCCCGGCCCGGCCGCTCAGATCGTCAAGGTCATCGGTCTCGTGCTCTACGCGATGATCATGATCATCGTGGCGATCGCCGCCCTGCAGATCCTCGGGATCAGCTCGATCTCCGACCCCGCCGAGGGCATGCTCAACATGATCATGGCCGCGATCCCGAAGCTCATCGCCGCCGCGATCCTGCTCGGCATCGGCGTGGTCATCGCCAAGTTCGCCGCCGACATCCTCGGTCAGATCATCGACGGGCTCGGTTTCGACAACGCGCTCCGCTCGATGGACGTGCTGCCCGAGGGCCAGAGCGCAACCCCGGTCATCACCAAGATCATTCAGACGGGCATCGTGCTCTTCTTCGCCGTGATGGCGGCGCAGATGCTCGAGTTCCCGCAGATCACCGCGTTCATCACGCAGGTGCTCGAGCTGGGTGGCAAGGTCATCTTCGGTGGTGCGATCATCGCCGCCGGTGTCGTGATCGCCTCGGTGCTCGCCAAGCTGGTGCCCGGCTCGGCCTCGCAGATCCTGAAGTACGCCACGATCGTGCTGTTCGTCGCGATCGGACTGAAGTTCATGGGTCTGGCCGACTCGATCATCAACCTCGGCTTCGGTGCCGTGGTCGTCGGTGGTGCCGCTGCCGCGGCGCTCGCCTTCGGCCTCGGGGGCCGCGACGCTGCTGCCAAGCAGCTGAACAAGCTCCAGGCTGAGGGTGGGGGTGCGCGCGCGGCCGCTCCGTCGGCTCCGACCACTCCGCCGGCCGGCAACAACCCGCCGCAGACGCCTGGCGTCTGA
- a CDS encoding M3 family metallopeptidase, whose product MNTPRRPRSAPGAAGAPKITSTPEPLVLPEADAAEAWIKERTSTTTAHVRELADQLRSAPPRQALDVLKAWDELSLELGSLGGLAGLLANVHPVEAVRAACEDTELEVDRLRTELTQDKALYNVFADLPAAETEALDPLAARLLEKTLQDFSRAGVDRDDATRARLSEINERLTELDLEFSRVARDDVRITTATPEQLDGLPADWLEEHPVNDEGLIEITTDYPDALPARMFVKDPAVRRAVTVAGLERGWPHNDAVLKEMFALRHELAGLVGYADWPAYDAEVKMIGEGPAIPEFIDRIAGAADGRMKRDLEVLLDRYAQDVPGASAVSSADALYYEELVRQEKYDVDSQVVRTFFDFAKVHQGLLDVTGRLFGLRYEPVSDVVTWHDDVSVFDVCPAESDADSDGERLGRIHLDLHPREGKYKHAAQFDLATGAKGRQLPEGVLVCNFSRGLMEHDHVVTLFHEFGHLIHHVLGGQGEWARFSGVATEWDFVEAPSQMLEEWAWDADVLQTFATDQAGEPIPADLVARMRAADDFGKGYQARQQMFYAAISYWFHKERPDDLTNRLQELQAAYSPYPYLDGTHFFASFGHLGGYSSAYYTYMWSLVIAKDLFSAFDDDDLFAPEVAARYRDRVLARGGEKDAADLVADFLGRPYSFDAYAAWLAS is encoded by the coding sequence ATGAACACCCCACGACGTCCTCGCTCCGCTCCGGGCGCCGCGGGGGCCCCGAAGATCACCAGTACGCCTGAGCCGCTCGTCCTGCCCGAGGCCGACGCCGCTGAAGCCTGGATCAAGGAGCGCACGTCGACGACGACGGCGCACGTGCGAGAGCTGGCCGATCAGCTCAGGTCGGCCCCGCCGAGGCAGGCGCTCGACGTGCTGAAGGCCTGGGACGAGCTCTCCCTCGAGCTCGGTTCGCTCGGTGGGCTGGCCGGTCTGCTCGCCAACGTGCACCCCGTCGAGGCGGTCCGTGCCGCGTGCGAGGACACCGAGCTCGAGGTCGACCGCCTCCGCACGGAGCTCACCCAGGACAAGGCGCTCTACAACGTCTTCGCCGACCTGCCGGCTGCCGAGACCGAGGCGCTCGACCCGCTGGCCGCGCGGCTCCTCGAGAAGACGCTGCAGGACTTCAGCCGAGCCGGCGTCGACCGAGACGACGCCACCCGCGCCCGGCTGAGCGAGATCAACGAGCGGCTCACCGAGCTCGACCTGGAGTTCTCCCGCGTTGCCCGCGACGACGTACGCATCACGACGGCCACTCCCGAGCAGCTCGACGGGCTGCCGGCCGACTGGCTGGAGGAGCACCCGGTCAACGACGAGGGGCTCATCGAGATCACCACCGACTATCCCGACGCGCTCCCGGCGCGGATGTTCGTGAAGGACCCCGCGGTCCGGCGCGCCGTCACCGTGGCGGGGCTCGAGCGCGGCTGGCCCCACAACGACGCGGTGCTCAAGGAGATGTTCGCGCTGCGTCACGAGCTGGCCGGGCTGGTCGGCTACGCCGACTGGCCTGCCTACGACGCCGAGGTGAAGATGATCGGCGAGGGCCCGGCGATCCCGGAGTTCATCGACAGGATCGCCGGCGCTGCCGACGGGCGGATGAAGCGCGACCTCGAGGTGCTCCTCGACCGCTACGCCCAGGACGTGCCGGGCGCCAGTGCGGTCTCCTCCGCCGACGCGCTCTACTACGAGGAGCTGGTGCGCCAGGAGAAGTACGACGTCGACAGCCAGGTGGTGCGTACGTTCTTCGACTTCGCCAAGGTTCATCAGGGGCTGCTGGACGTGACCGGGCGGCTCTTCGGGCTGCGCTACGAGCCGGTCTCCGACGTCGTCACCTGGCACGACGACGTGAGCGTCTTCGACGTCTGCCCGGCCGAGAGCGATGCCGACAGTGACGGCGAGCGGTTGGGGCGGATCCACCTCGACCTCCACCCGCGCGAGGGGAAGTACAAGCACGCGGCACAGTTCGACCTGGCCACCGGAGCGAAGGGGCGCCAGCTGCCCGAGGGCGTGCTGGTCTGCAACTTCTCCCGCGGTCTGATGGAGCACGACCACGTGGTCACCCTCTTCCACGAGTTCGGCCACCTGATCCACCACGTGCTCGGCGGGCAGGGCGAGTGGGCGCGGTTCTCCGGGGTCGCGACCGAGTGGGACTTCGTCGAGGCGCCCAGCCAGATGCTCGAGGAGTGGGCCTGGGACGCCGACGTCCTGCAGACCTTCGCCACCGACCAGGCCGGCGAGCCGATCCCGGCCGACCTGGTCGCTAGGATGCGCGCCGCCGACGACTTCGGCAAGGGCTACCAGGCTCGGCAGCAGATGTTCTACGCCGCGATCTCCTACTGGTTCCACAAGGAGCGGCCCGATGACCTGACCAATCGCCTCCAGGAGCTGCAGGCGGCGTACTCGCCCTACCCCTACCTCGACGGCACCCACTTCTTCGCCAGCTTCGGCCACCTCGGCGGCTACTCCTCGGCCTACTACACCTACATGTGGTCGCTGGTCATCGCGAAGGATCTGTTCAGCGCCTTCGACGACGACGACCTGTTCGCGCCGGAGGTGGCGGCACGCTACCGCGACCGCGTGCTCGCCCGCGGCGGTGAGAAGGACGCGGCCGACCTGGTCGCCGACTTCCTCGGCAGGCCCTACTCCTTCGATGCGTACGCCGCATGGTTGGCTTCCTGA
- a CDS encoding YciI family protein yields MPEYIIAFNDEWVDEHTLEQLIHKRDTSTAVTKEMKDAGVFVYGNGGIDASTALCSVELGDDGEPVFTDGPYVETKEHLGGFFVVDVPDDEAARYWAGRMAVALDWPQEIHRFPGPPRLEG; encoded by the coding sequence ATGCCGGAGTACATCATCGCGTTCAACGACGAGTGGGTCGACGAGCACACCCTGGAGCAGCTGATCCACAAGCGGGACACCTCGACGGCCGTGACCAAGGAGATGAAGGACGCGGGGGTCTTCGTCTACGGCAACGGCGGGATCGACGCCTCGACCGCCCTCTGCAGCGTCGAGCTCGGCGACGACGGGGAGCCCGTGTTCACCGACGGTCCGTACGTGGAGACCAAGGAGCACCTCGGCGGCTTCTTCGTCGTCGACGTGCCCGACGACGAGGCCGCGCGCTACTGGGCGGGCCGGATGGCGGTCGCGCTCGACTGGCCGCAGGAGATCCACCGATTCCCTGGACCGCCCCGCCTCGAGGGGTGA
- a CDS encoding RNA polymerase sigma factor translates to MTDVTEAITRVHHEEWARVVASLTKRFGDLGVAEDAAAEAFMVAVERWPLDGVPPNPGAWLTTTANRRAIDRIRRESKRDDKQKEAVALAEIQGPDEPSPDRHSAIEDDRLRLLFTCCHPALAPEARIALTLRMVGGLTVPEIANAFLVQETTMGQRITRAKNKIKAAHIPYRVPEAADLPERVSGVLAVLFLVFNEGYLSSGDHESSVRGDLTLEAIRLTRLVRALLPDDGEVAGLLALMLLIEARRTARVSATGELVRLDEQDRGSWDLDLIAEGHRLVRERLAVVADGGARPGRYQILAAINAVHTSVRDARDTDWSQIVALYDQMIRVDGSPIVRLNRAIAVAEMDGPEVALAEIDRHLGPSLDDYHAFHATRADLLRRLGRSGESRAAYDRAIELAENAAEVALLTRRRDQLGPS, encoded by the coding sequence TTGACCGACGTCACCGAGGCGATCACCCGGGTCCACCACGAGGAGTGGGCCCGGGTGGTCGCCAGCCTCACCAAGCGTTTCGGCGACCTCGGCGTCGCCGAGGATGCCGCGGCCGAGGCGTTCATGGTCGCCGTCGAGCGCTGGCCGCTCGACGGGGTGCCGCCCAACCCCGGCGCCTGGCTCACCACCACCGCCAACCGCCGCGCGATCGACCGGATCCGCCGCGAGTCCAAGCGTGACGACAAGCAGAAGGAGGCGGTTGCCTTGGCTGAGATCCAGGGTCCCGACGAGCCTTCGCCTGATCGGCACAGCGCCATCGAGGACGACCGGCTCCGGCTGCTGTTCACCTGCTGCCACCCGGCGCTCGCGCCCGAGGCGCGGATCGCGTTGACGCTGCGCATGGTCGGCGGTCTGACAGTGCCCGAGATCGCGAACGCCTTCCTGGTCCAGGAGACCACCATGGGCCAGCGGATCACCCGGGCGAAGAACAAGATCAAGGCCGCCCACATCCCCTACCGCGTGCCGGAGGCGGCCGACCTGCCCGAGCGCGTCTCGGGGGTCCTGGCTGTCCTCTTCCTGGTCTTCAACGAGGGCTATCTCTCCTCCGGCGACCACGAGAGCTCCGTACGCGGCGACCTGACCCTCGAGGCCATCCGGCTGACCCGCCTGGTCCGTGCCCTGCTCCCCGACGACGGCGAGGTCGCCGGCCTGCTGGCCCTGATGCTGCTGATCGAGGCGCGGCGTACGGCCCGGGTCTCGGCGACCGGCGAGCTGGTCCGGCTCGACGAGCAGGACCGCGGATCGTGGGATCTCGACCTGATCGCCGAGGGGCACAGGCTGGTGCGCGAGCGGCTCGCCGTCGTCGCCGACGGCGGCGCCCGGCCCGGTCGCTACCAGATCCTGGCCGCCATCAACGCGGTCCACACCTCGGTGCGCGACGCCCGCGACACCGACTGGTCCCAGATCGTCGCGCTCTACGACCAGATGATCCGGGTCGACGGCTCGCCCATCGTCCGGCTCAACCGCGCGATCGCGGTCGCCGAGATGGACGGACCCGAGGTCGCGCTCGCCGAGATCGACCGGCACCTCGGGCCCAGCCTGGACGACTACCACGCCTTCCACGCCACCCGGGCCGATCTGCTGCGCCGGCTCGGTCGGAGCGGAGAGTCGCGGGCTGCGTACGACCGGGCCATCGAGCTCGCCGAGAACGCCGCCGAGGTCGCGCTGCTGACCAGGCGCCGCGACCAGCTCGGGCCCAGCTGA
- a CDS encoding YciI family protein, with the protein MAKYLMSVWGPDSDYELENYGYSSPEEMMSSFEATGKFNDKLQAEGYFVFADGLDAAKTATVVDGQGEKPIITDGPYAEAKEHMAGFWIIDVPDLDVALKLAAEASAACLGKVEVRPMQTGPEA; encoded by the coding sequence ATGGCCAAATACCTGATGTCCGTCTGGGGTCCCGACTCGGACTACGAGCTGGAGAACTACGGCTACTCCTCGCCGGAGGAGATGATGAGCTCGTTCGAGGCGACCGGCAAGTTCAACGACAAGCTCCAGGCAGAGGGCTACTTCGTCTTCGCCGACGGCCTCGACGCCGCGAAGACCGCGACCGTCGTCGACGGTCAGGGCGAGAAGCCGATCATCACCGACGGTCCCTACGCCGAGGCCAAGGAACACATGGCCGGCTTCTGGATCATCGACGTGCCCGACCTCGATGTCGCGCTCAAGCTCGCCGCAGAGGCCTCGGCAGCCTGCCTCGGCAAGGTCGAGGTGCGCCCGATGCAGACCGGCCCCGAGGCGTGA
- a CDS encoding MFS transporter, with translation MSNHVEGPAEVSIAAKLKGAVADTRPLQEPHFRRLWIAGIVTMIGAQLTVVAVPAQIYADTGSSAYVGLTGVFGLVPLIVFGLYGGALADHFDRRTILLVSTVGLIVTSALFWLQSAVGNTNVWALLCLFSVQQAFFAVNSPTRNSLLPKILPLKLLPAANSLQMTVFQAGAIAGPLIAGVLLPFTGFTWLYAIDTVTLFATLYAVVLLPKIPVEGAGDKVPGLRSVWDGFAYLRHQPVLMMSFVVDLIAMVFAMPRALFPQIAHESFGGPTEGGIAFALLFAAIPAGAVVGGIFSGWVSRAEAQGRVVMWCIAVWALGITFFGVTIFFADLATGERTTALMLGLAVLFMMVAGAADVASAAIRMSMLQAAADDNVRGRLQGVFTVVVAGGPRVADVLHGGAAAVVGTAIATTGGGVLNLLGIAVCAVLVPSFVAYRVSRSS, from the coding sequence ATGAGTAACCATGTTGAAGGCCCCGCAGAAGTGAGCATCGCCGCCAAGCTCAAGGGCGCCGTCGCCGACACCCGCCCGCTCCAGGAGCCGCACTTCCGGCGCCTGTGGATCGCCGGCATCGTCACCATGATCGGCGCCCAGCTGACGGTCGTCGCGGTGCCCGCGCAGATCTACGCCGACACCGGCTCGTCCGCCTACGTCGGGCTGACCGGCGTCTTCGGGCTGGTCCCGCTGATCGTCTTCGGTCTCTACGGCGGCGCGCTCGCCGACCACTTCGACCGGCGTACGATCCTGCTGGTCTCCACGGTCGGGCTGATCGTCACGAGCGCGCTCTTCTGGCTCCAGTCGGCGGTCGGCAACACCAACGTATGGGCGCTGCTGTGCCTCTTCTCGGTGCAGCAGGCCTTCTTCGCGGTCAACTCGCCGACCCGCAACTCGCTGCTGCCCAAGATCCTGCCGCTGAAGCTGCTGCCGGCCGCCAACTCGCTGCAGATGACGGTCTTCCAGGCCGGCGCCATCGCGGGGCCGCTGATCGCCGGGGTGCTGCTGCCGTTCACGGGGTTCACCTGGCTGTACGCCATCGACACGGTCACCCTCTTCGCGACGCTCTACGCGGTCGTGCTGCTGCCGAAGATCCCCGTCGAGGGTGCCGGCGACAAGGTGCCGGGGCTGCGCTCGGTGTGGGACGGCTTCGCCTACCTGCGCCACCAACCGGTGCTGATGATGAGCTTCGTCGTCGACCTGATCGCGATGGTCTTCGCGATGCCGCGGGCGCTCTTCCCGCAGATCGCCCACGAGTCGTTCGGTGGGCCCACGGAGGGCGGGATCGCGTTCGCGCTGCTCTTCGCGGCGATCCCGGCCGGTGCCGTGGTCGGCGGCATCTTCTCCGGCTGGGTCTCCCGCGCCGAGGCGCAGGGCCGCGTGGTCATGTGGTGCATCGCCGTGTGGGCGCTCGGCATCACGTTCTTCGGAGTCACGATCTTCTTCGCCGACCTCGCCACGGGCGAGCGCACCACCGCGCTCATGCTCGGCCTGGCGGTGCTCTTCATGATGGTCGCCGGCGCCGCCGACGTGGCCTCCGCGGCGATCCGGATGTCGATGCTCCAGGCGGCAGCCGACGACAACGTACGCGGCCGGCTGCAGGGCGTCTTCACGGTCGTCGTCGCGGGTGGACCCCGCGTCGCCGACGTGCTGCACGGCGGCGCGGCAGCCGTGGTCGGCACCGCGATCGCGACCACCGGAGGTGGTGTGCTCAACCTGCTCGGCATCGCCGTGTGCGCCGTGCTGGTGCCGTCGTTCGTCGCCTACCGGGTCAGCCGGTCGAGCTAG
- a CDS encoding IS481 family transposase — protein MSHANAALTPRARLRLAQLVVERRWTYAAAAKMFMVAPRTAKKWADRYRAEGPAGMRDRSSRPRTSPTQTSPDLVRQIVRLRWRHRLGPVQIAGRLAMPASTVHAVLVRCRINRLSHIDRATGEPIRRYEHPHPGSLIHVDATKFGNIPDGGGHRYVGRQQGERNKRATTGLPKGADYKPRTGKAFAHTVIDDHSRLAYVEICTDEKADTAVGVLQRAVAWFTEHGVTVERVLSDNGSCYRSFAWRDACADLNIKHKRTRPYRPQTNGKIERFHRTLGEGWAYARFYNSEAERRAALPGWLHFYNHHRAHSAIGDQPPISRLTNVPGHHT, from the coding sequence GTGTCCCACGCTAACGCTGCCCTGACCCCACGCGCTCGTTTACGACTCGCCCAGCTCGTTGTCGAGCGCCGGTGGACCTACGCTGCCGCAGCCAAGATGTTCATGGTTGCCCCACGTACCGCGAAGAAGTGGGCTGACCGGTACCGGGCCGAGGGTCCGGCCGGCATGCGCGACCGCAGTTCACGACCACGCACCAGCCCGACTCAGACCAGCCCGGACCTGGTCCGCCAGATCGTGCGCCTGCGGTGGCGACACCGCCTCGGCCCGGTCCAGATCGCCGGCCGGCTCGCGATGCCGGCTTCGACCGTGCACGCCGTGCTGGTGCGCTGCCGGATCAACCGGCTTTCCCACATCGACCGAGCCACCGGTGAACCGATACGCCGCTATGAACATCCGCACCCGGGTTCGCTGATCCACGTCGATGCCACCAAGTTCGGCAACATCCCCGACGGCGGCGGCCACCGCTACGTCGGCCGCCAGCAAGGCGAACGCAACAAACGCGCCACCACAGGGCTCCCGAAAGGTGCCGACTACAAGCCACGTACCGGCAAAGCATTCGCGCACACCGTGATCGATGACCACTCACGCCTCGCCTACGTCGAGATCTGCACCGACGAGAAGGCCGACACCGCCGTCGGGGTCCTACAGCGAGCAGTGGCTTGGTTCACCGAGCACGGCGTCACCGTCGAACGCGTTCTCTCCGACAACGGCAGCTGTTACCGCTCCTTCGCCTGGCGCGACGCCTGCGCAGACCTCAACATCAAGCACAAACGGACCCGTCCGTACCGGCCCCAGACCAACGGGAAGATCGAGCGTTTCCACCGGACCCTGGGCGAGGGATGGGCCTACGCACGCTTCTACAACTCAGAAGCCGAACGTCGAGCAGCCCTCCCAGGCTGGCTTCACTTCTACAATCACCACCGAGCCCACAGCGCCATCGGAGACCAACCACCCATCAGCCGATTGACCAACGTCCCTGGACATCACACCTAG
- a CDS encoding alpha/beta fold hydrolase, translated as MPSVELSAGPIDYEDTGGPGPVLVLLHGPPMDGRLWRRAMPHLGGFRVIRPTLPLGGHRQPMHADADLSQLGMAAILGDFIDALDLHDVTLVLNDWGGGQFLINAGRTDRIARMALVACEAFDNYPPKAARPLGALAKVPPLFTAALQTFRFHRVRQADFGYGGMSVDKDYHLYDDLLLGWFAPALTDRAIRRDFMKFARGAPSKRELLELAEAQQKFTKPVLVVWADQDTMMPAEHGPRLAAHYPDARLETVENSSTLVPIDQPELLAGLLRSFVG; from the coding sequence ATGCCCAGCGTCGAGCTGTCGGCCGGTCCGATCGACTACGAGGACACCGGCGGTCCAGGACCCGTCCTGGTGCTCCTGCACGGGCCGCCGATGGATGGGCGACTGTGGCGGCGCGCGATGCCGCACTTGGGCGGCTTCCGGGTGATCCGGCCGACGCTGCCGCTCGGTGGCCATCGTCAGCCGATGCATGCCGACGCCGACCTGAGCCAGCTCGGCATGGCGGCCATCCTCGGCGACTTCATCGACGCCCTCGACCTCCACGACGTCACCCTGGTGCTCAACGACTGGGGCGGCGGGCAGTTCCTCATCAACGCCGGCCGCACCGACCGCATCGCCCGGATGGCGCTGGTCGCGTGCGAGGCCTTCGACAACTACCCGCCCAAGGCAGCCAGGCCGCTCGGGGCGCTCGCGAAGGTGCCGCCGCTGTTCACCGCGGCGCTGCAGACGTTCCGATTCCACCGGGTCCGGCAGGCCGACTTCGGCTACGGCGGGATGTCGGTCGACAAGGACTACCACCTCTACGACGACCTCCTTCTCGGCTGGTTCGCGCCCGCGCTGACCGACCGGGCGATCCGCCGCGACTTCATGAAGTTCGCCCGTGGTGCTCCCTCGAAGAGAGAACTGCTCGAGCTGGCCGAGGCGCAGCAGAAGTTCACCAAGCCCGTGCTGGTGGTCTGGGCCGACCAGGACACGATGATGCCCGCCGAGCACGGACCGCGCCTGGCCGCGCATTATCCCGACGCGCGGCTCGAGACGGTCGAGAACTCCTCGACGCTGGTGCCGATCGACCAGCCAGAGCTGCTCGCCGGGTTGCTGCGCAGCTTCGTCGGCTAG
- a CDS encoding Mbeg1-like protein has product MQRLVDGEGGTSKGLKKAIQRADEVLPKLEQAAERYQVAGEALVEFASDQEAAIEAADRAILRYEAAQDEVASALGADVPEGGEDAHEARMGDLNEDVEAAKAAYFAARDDWNAAAERADRLIEDVVEDSSLNDGMFDDIKGIGEDIVDAFSPLAEVLAEVSKSLSALERVALDLLIPLDDEMGSGANGAVSEEVQDRADRRFSDLGPEGKAYRRHVKDMFGLAAASYDDSGAPNPWHRLTEAELAAYGVEVTGDHEFDAAVYRNSDSGEVAVAYRGSEPIAENPEDWSQNLQNAGDVPSAQGEQAIELAAQVTDAFGADNVEFTGHSLGGSLAAIASVATGCEATTFNAEGIGAGSYGAAADQYGAGASADNVTNYRTSNDPLTAGQEGVNVIPPAGAQYTVPTQTPGLWKGHGIKAFPWHDDNQKDG; this is encoded by the coding sequence ATGCAGCGACTGGTCGATGGTGAGGGCGGAACGAGCAAAGGGCTCAAGAAGGCTATCCAGCGGGCCGACGAGGTGCTACCGAAGCTCGAGCAGGCCGCTGAGCGCTACCAAGTTGCTGGTGAGGCGCTGGTTGAGTTCGCCTCCGATCAAGAGGCGGCTATTGAGGCCGCTGACCGAGCCATTCTGCGTTATGAAGCCGCGCAGGACGAGGTGGCGAGTGCGTTGGGCGCCGACGTTCCTGAGGGCGGCGAGGATGCGCACGAGGCGAGGATGGGGGACCTGAACGAGGATGTCGAAGCGGCTAAGGCCGCCTACTTCGCGGCCCGAGACGACTGGAATGCCGCGGCAGAACGGGCTGACCGGCTGATCGAGGACGTGGTTGAGGACTCCTCGCTCAACGACGGGATGTTCGACGACATCAAGGGAATCGGCGAAGACATCGTGGATGCGTTCTCGCCGCTTGCAGAAGTACTCGCGGAGGTCTCGAAGTCGTTGTCCGCTCTCGAGAGGGTTGCGCTGGACCTGTTGATTCCGCTGGATGACGAAATGGGAAGCGGTGCGAATGGTGCCGTCTCGGAGGAAGTTCAGGATCGTGCCGACCGTCGGTTCAGCGATCTCGGTCCAGAGGGGAAGGCATATCGCCGGCACGTCAAAGACATGTTCGGCCTTGCCGCGGCGTCGTACGACGATTCGGGAGCCCCCAATCCGTGGCATCGGCTGACGGAGGCAGAGTTGGCTGCCTACGGGGTCGAGGTGACTGGCGATCACGAGTTCGACGCAGCTGTTTACCGCAATTCTGACTCCGGCGAAGTCGCGGTCGCGTATCGAGGCAGTGAACCCATCGCGGAGAATCCTGAGGACTGGAGCCAGAATCTCCAGAACGCAGGGGACGTACCCAGCGCGCAAGGCGAACAGGCGATCGAACTAGCGGCTCAGGTCACTGACGCCTTCGGAGCCGACAATGTCGAGTTCACCGGCCACTCGCTCGGTGGCAGTTTGGCGGCGATCGCGAGCGTTGCCACGGGGTGTGAGGCGACGACGTTCAATGCCGAAGGGATCGGGGCTGGCAGCTACGGAGCGGCCGCAGATCAGTACGGTGCCGGCGCGAGTGCCGACAACGTGACGAACTACCGCACCAGCAACGACCCGCTTACCGCTGGTCAAGAGGGGGTTAACGTGATTCCGCCAGCGGGGGCGCAGTACACGGTTCCAACCCAGACTCCTGGGTTATGGAAGGGGCACGGCATCAAGGCGTTTCCTTGGCACGACGACAACCAGAAGGACGGCTGA
- a CDS encoding glycosyltransferase, with product MGGFRRTKPRLSVVVPVYNVAEYVSDSLASILRQPLREISAIEVVVVDDGSTDGSTEIVAGIAAADPRVTLITQPNSGVSIARHAGIEAATGDLLTFVDPDDILPQDAWTSMVKSLRRTGSDFAVGSAERVTTLEDGEERRYVTPLMRRNHTRMRLRCRIEDAPLMLADVFVWNKIFRRSFWTDNAITFPQRTRYQDQVALTQAFLAAKRFDVLTDVVYDWRVRTDRSSATQKRAQIANLVERVNTKRQTIEMVAATGSEALMHTLRTEILPIDMWEHFRASVDPTTEDPDRYWSLLRDAVHELWYDAGVPFEETTVPRGQRLMARLVSEDRRDDLADLIAMIDEQGPIKAIDAFCQESGFPVEF from the coding sequence GTGGGGGGATTCAGGAGGACGAAGCCGCGACTGAGCGTGGTCGTGCCCGTCTACAACGTGGCTGAGTACGTCTCCGACAGCCTCGCCAGCATCCTGCGCCAGCCTCTGCGGGAGATCTCCGCCATCGAGGTCGTCGTCGTCGACGACGGCTCGACCGACGGCTCGACCGAGATCGTCGCGGGCATCGCCGCGGCCGACCCGCGGGTCACGCTGATCACCCAGCCCAACTCCGGCGTCTCGATCGCCCGCCACGCCGGCATCGAGGCCGCCACCGGCGACCTGCTCACCTTCGTCGACCCCGACGACATCCTGCCCCAGGACGCCTGGACGTCGATGGTGAAGTCGCTGCGGCGTACGGGATCCGACTTCGCGGTCGGGTCCGCCGAGCGGGTCACCACCCTCGAGGACGGCGAGGAGCGGAGGTACGTCACCCCGCTGATGCGTCGCAACCACACCCGGATGCGGCTCAGGTGCCGCATCGAGGACGCGCCGTTGATGCTCGCCGACGTGTTCGTGTGGAACAAGATCTTCCGGCGCTCCTTCTGGACCGACAACGCGATCACGTTCCCCCAGCGCACCCGCTACCAGGATCAGGTCGCGCTCACCCAGGCCTTCCTGGCTGCCAAGCGGTTCGACGTGCTCACCGACGTCGTCTACGACTGGCGGGTGCGCACCGATCGCTCGTCGGCGACCCAGAAGCGCGCCCAGATCGCCAACCTCGTCGAGCGGGTCAACACCAAGCGGCAGACCATCGAGATGGTCGCCGCGACCGGCTCCGAAGCGCTGATGCACACCCTGCGCACCGAGATCCTCCCGATCGACATGTGGGAGCACTTCCGCGCGTCGGTCGACCCGACCACCGAGGACCCCGACCGCTACTGGTCGCTGCTGCGCGACGCCGTCCACGAGCTCTGGTACGACGCCGGCGTCCCGTTCGAGGAGACCACCGTGCCGCGTGGCCAGCGCCTGATGGCCCGGCTGGTCTCGGAGGACCGCCGTGACGACCTCGCCGACCTGATCGCGATGATCGACGAGCAGGGACCGATCAAGGCGATCGACGCCTTCTGTCAGGAATCGGGCTTTCCCGTCGAGTTCTGA